A region of Granulibacter bethesdensis DNA encodes the following proteins:
- a CDS encoding HNH endonuclease, producing the protein MPDGEQLHSLVRTGGPAQFPALVLNADFRPLSYFPLSLWSWQDAVKAVFLDRVSVLSEYDHEVRSPSRTLRLPSVIALKDYVPTARRPAFTRFNVFLRDAFSCQYCGQRMPTPELTFDHVIPRCRGGRTTWENVITACGSCNLRKGSRLPRECNMLPLTTPRQPSTWELQDNGRAFPPNYLHESWRDYLYWDSELES; encoded by the coding sequence ATGCCTGATGGTGAGCAGTTGCACAGCCTTGTTAGAACGGGTGGACCGGCACAGTTTCCGGCTCTGGTTCTCAATGCGGATTTCCGCCCGCTCTCATATTTTCCGCTCTCGCTATGGTCCTGGCAGGATGCGGTAAAAGCGGTCTTTCTGGATCGCGTCTCAGTGCTCAGTGAATACGATCACGAAGTTCGTTCCCCCAGCCGTACGCTGAGACTGCCCAGTGTGATTGCGCTGAAGGATTATGTCCCCACAGCCCGGCGCCCCGCTTTCACCCGGTTTAACGTATTCCTGCGCGATGCCTTTTCCTGCCAGTATTGCGGGCAGCGTATGCCGACGCCTGAACTGACCTTTGATCACGTCATTCCACGCTGCCGCGGTGGGCGGACGACCTGGGAAAACGTTATTACTGCCTGCGGAAGCTGTAATCTGCGCAAGGGCTCGCGGTTGCCGCGTGAATGCAATATGCTGCCCCTGACGACGCCGCGTCAGCCTTCAACGTGGGAATTGCAGGATAATGGGCGGGCTTTCCCCCCGAACTATCTGCATGAAAGCTGGCGCGATTATCTGTATTGGGACAGCGAACTGGAGAGCTGA
- the gltB gene encoding glutamate synthase large subunit, which produces MNVVSTNFVAEWDANVAALRDTYSPDQEHDACGVGMVAALDGKRRRDVVEAGIEALRAVWHRGAVDADGKTGDGAGIHIEIPQDFFAEAVRRGGHDPHPGKIAVGQVFLPKSDLNAQERCRQIVETEILAFGYGLYGWRQVPINYACIGEKANQTRPEIEQIMIWNARGVSEQEFERDLYVIRRRIEKQAAADGISELYLCSLSTRSIIYKGMFLAENLTDFYPDLLDGRFVSRFAIYHQRYSTNTFPTWKLAQPFRMIAHNGEINTVIGNVNWMRSHETRLAHPALDGYFEDLKPIVQHGGSDTASLDAVFELLVRGGRDAPMAKALLIPAVQNENMPKEHRDLYLYANAVMEPWDGPAAVCGTDGRWMIAGLDRNGLRPLRYTITTDQRLIIGSEAGMVKLDESQILEKGHVGPGETIGVDLDNGEFYSSTRLRDALAARRPFGEWIKGITQLDDIVRADAGEPCLFQGEELRRRQLGVGVTMEELEVILHPMVEDAIEATGSMGDDTPIAVLSEKYRGLHHYFRQTFAQVTNPPIDSLRETQVMSLKTRLGNLGNILDEDQSQCDLLQLASPVLSNAEYNAMRDYMGASACVVDCTFAVEEGEAGLRAAIARVKREAEEGVRAGCTHVILTDENTSAMRVPIPMILATGGVHTHLVGQSLRTFTSLNVRSAECLDVHYFAVLIGVGATTVNAYLAQESIADRHRRGLFGDLSLKECVTRYRKAIDKGLLKVMSKMGISVLSSYRGGYNFEAIGLSRSLVGEFFPGMQSRISGIGLGGIAHKALELHRTAWSSDAVTLPVGGFYKLRRRGEVHAFDGPLIHTLQEAVATGSYTTYRRYTDMVRRLPPVALRDLLDFRMEGRTPISTDDVESITEIRKRLVAPGISLGALSPEAHETLSIAMNRIGARSDSGEGGEDPARAKPRPNGDNASSAIKQIASGRFGVTAEYLNNCREIEIKVAQGAKPGEGGQLPGFKVTGLIAKLRHSTPGVMLISPPPHHDIYSIEDLAQLIYDLKQINPDATVCVKLVARSGIGTIAAGVAKAKADAILVSGHVGGTGASPQTSVKYAGLPWEMGLSETHQVLMLNRLRHRVKLRTDGGIKTGRDVVIAAMLGAEEFGIGTASLVAMGCIMVRQCHSNTCPVGVCTQDEALREKYDGSPEKVINLFSFIAEEVREILASLGVRTLAEVVGRTDLLHQVSRGSEFLDDLDLNPLLVQADPGSHARYCTIEGRNEVPETLDARMIADAAPLFERGEKMQLQYGVRNTHRAVGTKMSSKIVRKFGMTGLQPNHVTVRLRGNAGQSLGAFAVQGLKLEVFGDANDYVGKGLSGATIVIRTSPSSPLRTEENTIIGNTCLYGATSGRLFAAGRAGERFAVRNSGASTVVEGCGSNGCEYMTGGTVVILGSVGDNFGAGFTGGVAFIYDPHESFAGRANPDTIAWHRDFSSDWANLLRELVREHVEETGSRYAATLLHDWDENVGDFWMVVPKDYVKYLPMPIKDETRADAIRA; this is translated from the coding sequence ATGAACGTCGTTTCCACGAATTTTGTCGCAGAATGGGATGCGAATGTTGCCGCTCTGCGCGACACCTATTCTCCTGACCAGGAACATGATGCCTGCGGCGTCGGCATGGTGGCCGCGCTGGACGGCAAGCGCCGCCGTGATGTCGTGGAGGCAGGGATCGAGGCGCTGCGGGCCGTGTGGCATCGCGGCGCGGTGGATGCCGATGGCAAGACCGGTGACGGGGCCGGTATCCATATTGAAATTCCGCAGGATTTCTTTGCCGAAGCGGTACGCCGTGGTGGCCATGATCCGCATCCGGGCAAGATTGCTGTTGGTCAGGTGTTTCTGCCGAAATCCGATCTGAATGCGCAGGAACGCTGCCGCCAGATCGTGGAGACTGAAATTCTGGCTTTCGGCTATGGCCTGTATGGCTGGCGTCAGGTGCCGATCAACTATGCCTGCATCGGTGAAAAGGCCAACCAGACCCGGCCGGAAATCGAGCAGATCATGATCTGGAACGCTCGTGGCGTGTCGGAGCAGGAATTCGAGCGCGATCTGTATGTGATCCGTCGCCGTATCGAAAAGCAGGCTGCTGCCGATGGTATTTCCGAGCTGTATCTGTGCTCGCTCTCCACGCGCTCGATCATCTACAAGGGCATGTTCCTGGCGGAGAACCTGACGGATTTCTATCCCGATCTGCTGGATGGGCGTTTCGTCAGCCGCTTTGCGATCTATCATCAGCGTTACAGCACCAACACCTTCCCGACATGGAAGCTGGCGCAGCCTTTCCGCATGATCGCGCATAATGGCGAGATCAACACGGTGATCGGCAACGTCAACTGGATGCGCAGCCATGAAACGCGCCTCGCCCATCCGGCGCTGGACGGATATTTCGAGGATCTGAAGCCGATCGTACAGCATGGTGGCTCTGATACCGCTTCGCTGGATGCGGTGTTCGAGCTGCTGGTGCGTGGCGGCCGTGATGCCCCGATGGCGAAAGCGCTGCTGATCCCGGCTGTTCAGAACGAGAACATGCCGAAAGAGCATCGCGACCTTTACCTGTACGCCAATGCCGTCATGGAGCCGTGGGACGGCCCTGCCGCGGTGTGCGGCACTGATGGGCGCTGGATGATCGCCGGTCTGGACCGCAATGGCCTGCGTCCGCTGCGTTACACCATCACCACCGATCAGCGCCTGATCATCGGCAGCGAAGCCGGTATGGTGAAGCTCGACGAGAGTCAGATTCTCGAAAAAGGCCATGTCGGCCCCGGTGAGACCATCGGCGTCGATCTGGATAACGGGGAATTCTATTCCTCTACCCGTCTGCGTGATGCACTGGCGGCGCGTCGTCCTTTCGGCGAATGGATCAAGGGCATTACCCAGCTTGACGACATCGTCCGCGCCGATGCGGGTGAGCCGTGCCTGTTCCAGGGCGAGGAACTGCGTCGCCGTCAGCTCGGCGTCGGCGTGACGATGGAGGAGCTGGAAGTCATTCTGCACCCGATGGTGGAGGATGCGATTGAGGCGACAGGCAGCATGGGCGATGACACACCCATTGCCGTGCTGAGTGAGAAATATCGCGGTCTGCACCATTATTTCCGTCAGACTTTCGCGCAGGTCACCAATCCGCCGATCGACAGCCTGCGTGAAACGCAGGTGATGTCGCTGAAAACGCGGCTGGGTAATCTGGGCAATATCCTCGATGAGGATCAGTCCCAGTGCGATTTGCTGCAACTGGCCAGCCCGGTCCTGTCCAATGCTGAATACAACGCGATGCGCGATTACATGGGCGCATCAGCCTGTGTGGTGGACTGCACTTTTGCGGTTGAGGAAGGCGAGGCCGGCCTGCGCGCCGCCATCGCCCGGGTGAAGCGGGAGGCCGAGGAAGGCGTTCGGGCCGGATGCACCCATGTCATCCTGACCGACGAAAATACGTCTGCCATGCGCGTGCCGATCCCGATGATCCTCGCCACGGGCGGGGTGCATACGCATCTGGTAGGGCAGTCTCTGCGCACTTTCACCAGCCTGAATGTGCGCAGCGCTGAATGCCTTGATGTGCATTATTTCGCGGTGCTGATCGGTGTGGGCGCTACCACGGTGAATGCCTATCTGGCGCAGGAGAGCATTGCCGATCGGCATCGCCGCGGCCTGTTCGGTGACCTGTCGCTGAAGGAGTGCGTGACCCGTTATCGCAAGGCGATCGACAAGGGGCTGCTGAAGGTGATGTCCAAGATGGGTATCTCCGTGCTCAGCTCCTATCGTGGCGGCTATAATTTTGAGGCGATCGGCCTGTCTCGCTCTCTGGTGGGCGAGTTCTTCCCCGGCATGCAGTCCCGCATTTCCGGCATCGGTCTGGGCGGTATCGCGCACAAGGCGCTGGAACTGCACCGGACGGCATGGTCCAGCGATGCGGTGACGCTTCCCGTGGGCGGCTTTTACAAGTTGCGTCGTCGTGGCGAGGTTCATGCTTTCGACGGACCGCTGATCCACACCCTGCAGGAAGCAGTGGCAACCGGCAGTTACACCACCTATCGGCGTTACACCGATATGGTGCGTCGTCTGCCGCCGGTCGCGCTGCGTGATTTGCTGGACTTCAGGATGGAAGGGCGCACGCCTATCTCCACTGATGATGTCGAAAGCATCACCGAGATCCGCAAGCGTCTGGTGGCACCGGGCATTTCGCTCGGCGCACTCAGCCCGGAAGCGCATGAGACCCTGTCCATCGCCATGAACCGGATCGGCGCGCGCAGCGATAGCGGGGAGGGCGGTGAAGACCCGGCCCGCGCAAAGCCGCGTCCGAACGGCGACAATGCTTCCTCTGCCATCAAGCAGATTGCTTCCGGCCGCTTCGGTGTGACGGCGGAATATCTGAACAACTGCCGCGAAATCGAGATCAAGGTCGCGCAGGGTGCAAAGCCCGGTGAAGGCGGTCAGCTGCCCGGCTTCAAGGTCACGGGGCTGATTGCGAAGCTGCGTCACTCCACCCCCGGGGTCATGCTGATCAGCCCGCCGCCGCATCATGACATCTACTCGATCGAGGATCTGGCGCAGCTGATCTATGATCTGAAGCAGATCAATCCCGATGCGACGGTCTGCGTGAAGCTGGTTGCGCGCTCCGGCATCGGTACCATCGCTGCCGGTGTCGCCAAGGCCAAGGCGGATGCGATTCTGGTCAGCGGTCATGTGGGCGGCACCGGTGCCAGCCCGCAGACCTCAGTGAAATATGCGGGCCTGCCTTGGGAAATGGGGCTGTCGGAGACGCATCAGGTGCTGATGCTCAACCGTCTGCGCCACCGCGTGAAATTGCGCACCGATGGCGGCATCAAGACCGGCCGCGACGTGGTTATCGCCGCGATGCTGGGTGCCGAGGAATTCGGCATCGGCACGGCATCGCTGGTGGCGATGGGCTGCATCATGGTGCGTCAGTGTCATTCCAATACCTGCCCGGTAGGCGTGTGCACACAGGATGAGGCACTGCGCGAGAAATATGATGGCTCGCCGGAGAAGGTGATCAACCTGTTCTCCTTCATCGCTGAGGAAGTGCGGGAAATTCTTGCGTCTCTGGGCGTGCGGACGCTGGCGGAGGTGGTGGGTCGGACCGATCTGCTGCATCAGGTCAGCCGTGGCTCAGAATTCCTCGATGACCTCGATCTGAATCCCTTGCTGGTGCAGGCCGATCCGGGATCGCATGCCCGTTATTGCACCATCGAGGGCAGGAACGAGGTTCCCGAAACCCTTGATGCCCGCATGATTGCTGACGCCGCCCCCCTGTTTGAGCGTGGCGAGAAGATGCAGCTGCAATACGGGGTGCGGAATACGCATCGTGCGGTCGGCACGAAGATGTCCTCGAAAATCGTGCGGAAATTCGGTATGACCGGCCTCCAGCCGAACCATGTCACCGTGCGTCTGCGTGGCAATGCCGGTCAGTCACTCGGCGCTTTCGCGGTGCAGGGGCTGAAGCTGGAAGTGTTCGGCGATGCCAATGACTATGTCGGCAAGGGCCTGTCCGGTGCGACCATTGTGATCCGGACTTCTCCGTCTTCTCCGCTGCGGACCGAGGAAAACACCATTATCGGCAATACCTGCCTGTATGGCGCCACCAGCGGCAGGCTTTTTGCGGCAGGTCGGGCCGGTGAGCGCTTCGCGGTGCGTAACTCCGGCGCCAGCACCGTGGTCGAGGGCTGCGGCTCCAACGGTTGTGAATATATGACGGGTGGGACTGTCGTTATTCTGGGATCGGTCGGGGATAATTTCGGTGCCGGTTTCACCGGTGGTGTGGCCTTCATCTATGATCCGCATGAAAGCTTCGCGGGGCGGGCCAATCCCGATACCATCGCCTGGCATCGTGACTTCTCATCTGACTGGGCCAATCTCCTCAGGGAACTGGTGCGTGAGCATGTAGAGGAAACCGGCAGCCGCTATGCTGCCACATTGCTGCATGACTGGGACGAGAATGTCGGTGATTTCTGGATGGTCGTGCCCAAGGACTACGTGAAATATCTGCCTATGCCCATCAAGGATGAGACCAGGGCAGATGCAATCAGGGCCTGA
- a CDS encoding tetratricopeptide repeat protein, which yields MKPPAPPHVLLMILLLAGAGGSIWWISQDQSPFPAPINNENATDSTEDLPVPPVPPRIAQGADYDRCLSMLTTDPSGAYQMAENWKTGGDGAAHCAALAEIALGNAETGARMLETLGTTSKASAIARASIFGQADQAWIMSGNTQKALEAASHALALAPDDPDLLIDRAVAFATLDRFKEAIADLNHALDIDPRRTDALVYRAASLRRLDKPDQAADDIARALDQDPDNVDALLERGILRQRQGNEDGARQDWERIISLAPDSATGDLAAQNLALQEAGPERK from the coding sequence ATGAAACCACCAGCGCCCCCGCATGTTCTGCTGATGATCCTGCTGCTTGCGGGCGCGGGTGGCAGTATCTGGTGGATCAGCCAGGATCAGTCGCCCTTCCCTGCGCCGATCAATAATGAAAACGCCACCGACTCAACCGAGGATCTCCCCGTCCCGCCAGTGCCTCCCCGGATTGCACAGGGCGCGGATTACGACCGTTGCCTGTCCATGCTCACAACCGATCCCTCCGGCGCTTATCAGATGGCGGAAAACTGGAAAACAGGGGGAGATGGGGCGGCCCATTGTGCTGCCCTGGCGGAAATCGCATTGGGCAATGCTGAAACGGGCGCCCGCATGCTGGAAACGCTGGGCACCACCAGCAAGGCATCCGCCATTGCGCGGGCCAGTATTTTCGGTCAGGCCGATCAGGCATGGATTATGTCAGGGAATACGCAGAAAGCTTTGGAAGCCGCCAGCCATGCGCTGGCTCTGGCCCCTGATGATCCCGACCTGCTGATCGATCGGGCTGTTGCCTTCGCGACACTGGATCGTTTCAAGGAAGCCATCGCCGATCTCAATCACGCGCTGGATATCGATCCACGCCGAACCGATGCGTTGGTCTACCGTGCCGCTTCCCTTCGGCGGCTGGATAAGCCGGATCAGGCGGCGGACGACATCGCCAGAGCGCTGGATCAGGACCCGGATAATGTCGATGCCCTGCTGGAACGCGGTATTCTGCGGCAACGACAGGGAAATGAAGACGGCGCCAGACAGGATTGGGAGCGGATCATCTCACTGGCCCCCGATTCCGCTACCGGCGATCTCGCGGCACAAAACCTCGCTTTGCAGGAAGCGGGACCGGAGCGGAAATAA
- the gluQRS gene encoding tRNA glutamyl-Q(34) synthetase GluQRS — protein MTVITRFAPSPTGYLHLGHVYAAWQARKQASHGHFLLRIEDIDTTRCRPEWSAALLEDLDWLGFEWQQPVRIQSRHMADYSQALEHLRSEGLLYPCFCTRAAITREIAEAGRAPHSPDGVPLYPGTCRSLSPAEREARLTTGEACAWRLDMQAALHRLSHPLERIEHGIRFPCYPERFGDVVLARKDVPASYHLCAVHDDAVQGITLVTRGEDLLAATDLHRLLQTLFGWPEPAYAHHGLLRGADGQRLAKRDAALTVRSLRESGASPQDIMERIRRAETVS, from the coding sequence ATGACTGTCATCACCCGTTTTGCCCCCAGCCCCACCGGCTATCTGCATCTGGGCCATGTCTATGCCGCGTGGCAGGCCAGAAAGCAGGCCAGCCATGGCCATTTCCTGCTGCGGATTGAGGATATCGACACAACACGTTGCCGCCCGGAATGGAGTGCAGCCCTGCTGGAGGATCTCGACTGGCTGGGCTTTGAATGGCAGCAGCCTGTACGTATCCAGTCCCGCCATATGGCGGACTACAGTCAGGCACTGGAGCATCTCCGGTCAGAGGGGCTGCTCTATCCGTGTTTCTGCACCCGTGCCGCCATTACCCGCGAAATCGCCGAAGCCGGTCGTGCGCCACACAGCCCGGATGGTGTGCCGCTTTATCCGGGCACCTGCCGTTCTCTGTCACCGGCTGAACGAGAGGCGCGCCTGACTACTGGAGAAGCCTGTGCATGGCGGCTCGACATGCAGGCCGCATTACACCGCCTGTCTCATCCGCTGGAGCGGATCGAACATGGCATCCGCTTTCCATGCTACCCGGAACGCTTCGGTGATGTAGTACTGGCACGGAAGGACGTGCCTGCCAGCTATCACCTCTGTGCCGTGCATGACGATGCCGTGCAGGGCATTACACTGGTCACGCGGGGGGAGGATTTGCTGGCGGCCACCGATCTGCACCGACTGCTACAGACCCTGTTCGGCTGGCCGGAACCCGCTTATGCGCATCATGGCCTGCTGAGGGGGGCTGATGGACAGAGGCTGGCGAAACGCGATGCTGCTCTGACCGTGCGATCCCTGCGGGAAAGCGGAGCCTCCCCACAGGATATCATGGAACGCATCCGGCGGGCTGAAACTGTATCCTGA
- a CDS encoding alpha/beta hydrolase, with product MMPHPQGWIAWPSDEGGGPETAITGWMKPPVNSRAQCLIVLCHGHGNDAGGMMWLAERWASHLPDAAFLSLNGWEPCVLHPGTRQWWSLRDRTPETDRAGAARLGPVLAETIRIATVRLGLTAREVALVGFSQGAMSVMAAGLFAESRIAGEVASAIVSIAGALHLAEEALIPSADNMPAVLLLHGDQDDVVPLTRSMVADSRLKAMHVPVTLTILPGIGHEVTAAEADCTLAFIIRVLQADA from the coding sequence ATGATGCCTCATCCACAAGGATGGATAGCCTGGCCTTCTGATGAGGGGGGTGGTCCTGAAACCGCAATCACAGGATGGATGAAGCCGCCCGTGAATAGTCGGGCGCAATGTCTGATCGTGCTGTGCCACGGCCATGGCAATGATGCGGGTGGTATGATGTGGCTGGCGGAGCGTTGGGCGTCGCATTTGCCCGATGCCGCTTTTTTATCTCTGAACGGGTGGGAGCCATGTGTGCTGCATCCCGGCACGCGCCAATGGTGGTCTTTGCGTGATCGCACACCGGAAACCGACCGTGCCGGCGCGGCGCGTCTCGGCCCTGTTCTGGCGGAGACGATCAGGATTGCCACCGTGCGGCTTGGCTTGACCGCAAGGGAAGTGGCGCTGGTCGGCTTTAGCCAGGGCGCCATGAGCGTAATGGCGGCCGGGCTGTTCGCGGAAAGCCGGATCGCGGGAGAAGTGGCAAGTGCCATCGTCAGTATCGCCGGAGCCTTGCACCTGGCTGAGGAGGCTTTGATCCCGTCAGCGGATAATATGCCAGCGGTTCTGCTGCTCCATGGTGATCAGGATGATGTGGTGCCCCTTACGCGCAGTATGGTGGCCGATTCCAGGCTGAAAGCCATGCATGTGCCGGTCACACTGACTATCCTGCCGGGGATTGGGCATGAGGTCACCGCTGCAGAAGCTGATTGCACACTTGCGTTTATCATCAGGGTTTTACAGGCGGATGCTTAG
- a CDS encoding glutathione S-transferase family protein yields MRTLYHLPLCPFSRKVRVVLAERKLPFELKVEKVWERRPEYLEMNPAATVPVLVEQNGLPIPDSSVICEYLEEAYPDISLLGRSLAERVETRRLAAWFDGRFYQEVTKNLVGEKYLKRLLGRGNPDATAIRTGFTSLRYHMEYLGYLADTRKWLAGAAISLADFAAAAHVSCLDFGGDIDWEKFPSARDWYARIKSRPSFRGILADRVPGIIPPAHYADLDF; encoded by the coding sequence ATGCGCACTTTGTATCATCTTCCTCTTTGCCCGTTTTCCAGGAAAGTCCGTGTCGTTCTGGCGGAGAGGAAGCTTCCTTTCGAACTGAAAGTCGAAAAAGTCTGGGAACGTCGTCCGGAGTATCTGGAGATGAACCCGGCGGCTACGGTGCCGGTGCTGGTGGAGCAGAATGGTCTGCCCATCCCGGATTCCTCGGTCATCTGTGAATATCTGGAGGAAGCCTATCCTGATATCTCCCTGCTCGGGCGCAGCCTGGCCGAGCGTGTGGAGACCCGCCGTCTGGCGGCCTGGTTTGATGGCAGATTTTATCAGGAAGTGACAAAAAATCTGGTGGGTGAAAAATATCTGAAACGCCTGCTAGGGCGCGGCAATCCCGATGCGACAGCGATCAGGACAGGGTTCACCAGCCTGCGCTATCACATGGAATATCTCGGCTACCTTGCGGATACACGGAAATGGCTGGCAGGTGCGGCTATCAGCCTGGCCGATTTCGCAGCGGCGGCGCATGTATCCTGTCTGGATTTCGGCGGTGATATCGACTGGGAGAAATTTCCTTCTGCCCGTGACTGGTATGCGAGGATCAAAAGTCGCCCCAGCTTCCGTGGTATTCTCGCTGACCGTGTACCCGGTATTATTCCGCCCGCCCATTACGCCGATCTCGATTTTTAG
- a CDS encoding SDR family oxidoreductase, with the protein MDQGKLLIFGLGYTGTATARMALSDGWSVIGTKRQADSSALPGGEVLAFDDPAIAERLFSATHLLVTAAPDEGGDPVLVRWGEAIRGAPRLRWIGYYSSTGVYGDWDGAWVDEATQPRPTHARSQRRLEAEQAWEALADHRAVDIIRLAGIYGPGRSALDDVRARRARRVIKPGHAFGRIHRDDIARATLVAASRAGGGVRILNFVDDCPAESAAVVEEAARLLHAPLPPSVLFKEAVTTMSPMARSFWDDNRRVSCAATKAELGIDWLYPSFREGLNAILAEEGGAATEGSI; encoded by the coding sequence ATGGATCAAGGCAAACTCCTGATTTTCGGCCTCGGTTACACGGGAACGGCGACGGCGCGTATGGCGCTTTCCGATGGCTGGTCCGTGATCGGGACGAAACGGCAGGCAGATTCCTCGGCTTTGCCAGGCGGAGAGGTTTTGGCTTTTGATGATCCTGCTATCGCCGAGAGGTTGTTTTCCGCGACCCATCTGCTGGTGACGGCCGCACCGGATGAAGGAGGGGATCCGGTGTTGGTTCGATGGGGGGAGGCTATTCGCGGTGCTCCCCGGCTGCGATGGATTGGATATTATTCCAGCACCGGCGTCTATGGCGACTGGGACGGAGCATGGGTGGACGAAGCAACCCAGCCTCGACCGACGCACGCCCGCAGCCAGCGGCGACTGGAGGCGGAGCAGGCATGGGAGGCTCTGGCCGATCATCGTGCCGTTGATATCATCCGGCTGGCTGGCATTTACGGGCCGGGCCGTTCTGCACTGGATGATGTTCGGGCCCGTCGGGCGCGGCGCGTCATCAAACCAGGCCATGCTTTCGGGCGCATCCATCGGGACGATATTGCCCGTGCCACGCTGGTGGCAGCCTCCCGTGCAGGGGGAGGCGTGCGGATATTGAATTTTGTGGATGATTGCCCGGCTGAAAGCGCCGCTGTGGTGGAGGAGGCAGCGCGGCTGCTGCATGCACCCCTGCCACCGTCTGTGCTGTTCAAGGAGGCAGTCACCACCATGTCGCCGATGGCCCGCAGCTTCTGGGATGATAACCGGCGTGTCTCCTGTGCTGCTACCAAGGCGGAACTGGGAATCGACTGGCTTTATCCGTCTTTCAGGGAGGGACTAAATGCCATCTTGGCGGAGGAGGGAGGGGCGGCTACAGAGGGGAGCATCTGA
- a CDS encoding NADH-quinone oxidoreductase subunit M, whose amino-acid sequence MHLPILSILVGLPVFGSFLLLFLRGTGISQAATARGIALGVSLITFLLSLVLWIEFDPSVTGLQFEERANWMPGFGVSYHLGVDGFSLLLLLLTTLLTPISILAAWRVIHERVSHYMLAVLMLQAAMIGVFVAQDFVVFYISYEATLVPGSLLIGLWGGPRRAFAAMKFFLLTFGSSLLMLLVLLYAWYVTGSTDMDVLLHTRFPMTAQSLIFLAFVLAFGTKLPIWPLHSWLPDAYGEAPAPATALLSGVMAKAGAYGLLRFAIGMAPDAARHYAPVMMILGVVGVIYAAIIACAQTDMKKMVAYSSFSHMGLVVVGLFSLTTEGIDGALFQMVSHGIIIAGLFFCVSMVSFRAGSRDFVKVTGVVNYAPRLAALAMAFSMASIGLPGTGGFVGEVLVIFGALHVNFWLALLAGTSMVLGAIYMLSFYWRVMFGKLSGVVAVLHDMTRLEMAVLVPLAVLTLWMGFYPTSFTRVFNASAHAQVVAVNAHDHALASAALPVVISRN is encoded by the coding sequence TTGCATCTTCCTATTCTGTCTATCCTTGTGGGTCTGCCAGTTTTTGGCTCCTTTCTTCTGCTGTTCTTGCGGGGGACGGGAATTTCGCAGGCGGCGACAGCCCGGGGTATCGCGCTGGGCGTCAGCCTGATTACCTTCCTGCTGTCCCTGGTGTTGTGGATCGAGTTTGATCCTTCGGTAACGGGACTCCAGTTCGAGGAGCGGGCAAACTGGATGCCGGGCTTCGGCGTTTCCTATCATCTCGGGGTGGACGGTTTCAGCCTTCTGCTGCTTCTGCTGACAACCTTGCTGACGCCGATTTCCATTCTGGCGGCATGGCGGGTCATTCACGAGCGTGTTTCGCATTACATGCTGGCCGTGTTGATGTTGCAGGCGGCAATGATCGGCGTGTTCGTTGCTCAGGATTTTGTGGTTTTCTACATCTCCTATGAGGCGACGCTGGTTCCTGGTTCCCTGTTGATTGGCCTGTGGGGCGGTCCACGTCGCGCTTTCGCGGCGATGAAGTTCTTCCTGCTGACTTTCGGCAGCTCCCTGCTGATGCTGCTGGTGCTGCTGTATGCGTGGTATGTCACCGGCTCCACCGATATGGATGTGCTGCTGCATACGCGCTTCCCCATGACGGCACAGAGCCTGATTTTCCTGGCTTTCGTGCTGGCTTTCGGCACCAAGCTTCCGATCTGGCCGCTGCATTCCTGGCTGCCGGATGCTTATGGCGAAGCGCCCGCACCTGCGACTGCGCTGCTCTCCGGTGTCATGGCCAAGGCGGGGGCGTATGGTCTGCTGCGCTTTGCCATTGGTATGGCACCGGATGCAGCCCGCCACTATGCGCCGGTGATGATGATCCTCGGTGTCGTCGGGGTGATCTACGCAGCCATCATTGCCTGTGCGCAGACCGATATGAAGAAAATGGTCGCCTATTCCTCCTTCTCCCATATGGGGCTGGTGGTGGTTGGCCTGTTCAGCCTGACCACCGAGGGTATTGATGGCGCGCTGTTTCAGATGGTTTCGCACGGAATTATCATCGCGGGCCTGTTCTTCTGTGTCAGCATGGTCAGCTTCCGCGCAGGATCCCGTGATTTCGTGAAAGTCACGGGTGTCGTTAATTACGCTCCGCGGCTGGCGGCTCTGGCGATGGCCTTTTCCATGGCGAGCATCGGCCTGCCGGGAACGGGGGGCTTCGTCGGCGAGGTGCTGGTTATTTTCGGTGCCCTGCATGTCAATTTCTGGCTGGCCCTGCTGGCTGGCACCAGCATGGTGTTGGGCGCGATCTACATGCTGAGCTTTTACTGGCGGGTCATGTTCGGCAAGCTGAGCGGGGTTGTCGCCGTTCTGCATGATATGACGCGCCTGGAGATGGCGGTGCTGGTGCCGCTTGCCGTGTTGACGCTGTGGATGGGGTTCTACCCGACCAGCTTCACCAGAGTGTTCAATGCCAGCGCCCATGCACAGGTTGTTGCCGTGAACGCGCATGACCATGCGCTGGCTTCTGCCGCCCTACCGGTTGTGATCAGCCGCAATTAA